From Pseudoalteromonas sp. R3, one genomic window encodes:
- a CDS encoding DUF4124 domain-containing protein, with amino-acid sequence MILSWLLLPMISSAKTTFSYYKCVTGETTVYSQHPCAANATQHTLSHSNPEAPPPDGQYTKTLNNIERQQLILRLKKTLRAKKQQAAVLGRKRDEATRDEQRRVSRMMEKGERAKTLNEVKRNIKSINTAYLKEVKILNKEITRLEKRLKRLE; translated from the coding sequence ATGATTTTGTCTTGGCTATTGTTGCCAATGATAAGCTCGGCCAAAACAACATTCAGCTACTATAAGTGTGTCACGGGAGAAACGACTGTATACAGTCAACATCCGTGTGCAGCCAACGCTACACAACATACTTTAAGCCATTCTAATCCTGAAGCTCCGCCTCCCGATGGCCAGTATACAAAGACACTCAACAATATAGAACGCCAACAGCTTATTCTCAGGTTGAAGAAAACACTGCGAGCTAAAAAACAACAAGCCGCTGTATTGGGCAGAAAAAGGGATGAAGCAACCCGGGACGAGCAAAGACGCGTTTCGCGCATGATGGAAAAAGGTGAACGGGCTAAAACACTAAATGAAGTAAAGCGCAATATAAAGTCTATAAACACGGCATATCTTAAAGAAGTCAAAATTCTAAATAAGGAAATTACGAGACTGGAAAAGCGCCTTAAACGTTTAGAGTAA